The following coding sequences are from one Comamonas koreensis window:
- the clpS gene encoding ATP-dependent Clp protease adapter ClpS, translated as MISMATKPVVPPSPNLPATPQPPEDGGGALVVERIAQRVEPPKMYQVVMLNDDFTPMEFVIEVLQHFFGKSREAATQIMLKIHLDGKGVCGVYSHEIAETKVAQVMDAANGAGHPLQAVSEPVE; from the coding sequence ATGATCTCAATGGCCACGAAACCTGTTGTTCCTCCCTCGCCGAATCTGCCTGCAACGCCCCAGCCCCCGGAGGACGGCGGCGGGGCGCTGGTGGTCGAGCGCATCGCCCAGCGGGTGGAGCCACCGAAGATGTACCAGGTGGTCATGCTCAACGATGATTTCACGCCGATGGAGTTTGTGATTGAGGTACTGCAGCATTTTTTTGGCAAGAGCCGGGAGGCGGCCACGCAGATCATGCTGAAGATCCACCTGGATGGGAAAGGTGTCTGCGGGGTGTACTCGCATGAAATCGCCGAAACCAAGGTGGCGCAGGTGATGGATGCCGCCAACGGAGCGGGTCACCCGCTTCAAGCCGTATCGGAGCCTGTTGAATAA
- the dnaE gene encoding DNA polymerase III subunit alpha → MFVHLRIHSEFSIIDSTNRVGDLIKFAAGDSQPAMALTDLNSLFGAIKFYKAGRGAGVKPLLGAELTLEPEVAGGPLSRIIVLIQSQQGYLNLSELLARIWMADTIKAQPQCTWAWLEELSDGLILLSGAQAGPVGQALMRGDEKTARGVALRLAGLFPHRFYIELQRAGRADDESHVAAAVALAANLKLPVVATHPVQFTKPTDFESHEARVCIAEGETLGNKKRVKRFTRDQYLKSAAEMEALFADLPSAIANTAEIARRCSVTLQLGKYFLPDFPTPNGMPIDAYFRKASFDGLEERLQLLFPNAAKREAERAKYVERLEFELGIILKMGFPGYFLIVADFINWAKNNGCPVGPGRGSGAGSLVAYVLKITDLDPIHYNLLFERFLNPERVSMPDFDVDFCQANRDRVIDYVKDLYGRNAVSQIATFGTMAARAAIRDVGRALDMSYGFCDGISKLIPNKPGLHVTLKYPPNPPKDGDKYTYAIKEEPILAERIEKEEDVKTLIEMAQKLEGMTRNIGMHAGGVVIAPGKLTDFCPLYQQPGSTSAVAMYDKDDVEAVGLVKFDFLGLATLTILEIAREFIIKRHKGQENFKFEEIPLDDARTYQLFSAGKTEAVFQFESRGMQQMLKEAKPSRLEDLIALNALYRPGPMDLIPSFVARKHGKEVVEYPHPLVEKVLSETYGIMVYQEQVMQTAQVLGGYSLGGADLLRRAMGKKKVEEMVQHRATFREGASKIGIDEAKADEVFDLMEKFAGYGFNKSHAAAYSLLAYHTGWLKVHYTAEFYCGNMTVEMDNTDKLKVLYEDALKMGVTFEMPDVNRGHHRFEPVTDKVIRYGLGAIKGTGQAAIEAIVAAREGKGTGPQGDTKGPFKSLFDFCLRVDRSKLNKRTVEALIKGGAFDSIQLNRRALIESVDVAFEFAATTHANANQGGLFDMMGDDAVGSSTQEPPLADVLPWGIKERLVQEKTAIGFYLSGHLFDEVELEVRQFVRTPISQLKDSREPQTVAGIISDMRVINGQRGKLVLFKIDDKSGVIEGSLDEATWNRHKEQLKDDEFVILSARIGQDHFSGGLRAKAQHVWGLADARARFGRYLLVNTDRHQPDVARLIQEFPAVEEHTDEGVLRHGLKIRLGVVCGQGQARAGVELNLGDAARFFPSDQAMAAWSQEAGHEAIKIVYESMA, encoded by the coding sequence ATGTTCGTACACCTTCGCATCCATTCCGAGTTTTCCATCATCGACAGCACCAATCGCGTGGGCGATTTGATCAAGTTTGCTGCGGGTGATAGCCAGCCGGCGATGGCGCTCACCGATTTGAACAGCCTGTTTGGCGCCATCAAGTTTTACAAAGCCGGGCGCGGCGCAGGTGTCAAACCCCTTCTGGGCGCCGAGCTGACCTTGGAGCCTGAGGTGGCAGGCGGGCCGCTGTCGCGCATCATCGTGCTGATCCAGAGCCAGCAGGGCTACCTGAACCTGTCGGAACTGCTGGCGCGTATCTGGATGGCCGACACCATCAAAGCGCAGCCGCAGTGCACCTGGGCCTGGCTGGAGGAGCTGTCAGACGGCCTGATCCTGCTGTCGGGCGCCCAGGCCGGCCCCGTCGGCCAGGCGCTGATGCGTGGGGATGAAAAGACCGCCCGGGGCGTGGCACTGCGCCTGGCGGGGCTGTTCCCGCACCGTTTCTATATCGAGCTGCAGCGCGCTGGCCGCGCCGATGACGAAAGCCATGTGGCCGCTGCGGTCGCGCTGGCTGCCAATCTCAAACTGCCAGTCGTGGCCACGCACCCGGTGCAGTTCACCAAGCCTACCGATTTTGAATCGCACGAAGCCCGCGTCTGTATTGCCGAGGGCGAGACCCTGGGCAATAAAAAGCGCGTCAAGCGCTTTACCCGCGACCAGTACCTGAAATCTGCTGCCGAGATGGAGGCCCTGTTCGCCGATCTGCCCAGCGCGATTGCCAATACCGCCGAGATCGCCCGCCGCTGCAGCGTCACCCTGCAGCTGGGCAAGTACTTCCTGCCCGATTTCCCCACGCCCAATGGCATGCCGATTGACGCGTATTTCCGCAAGGCCTCGTTCGACGGGCTGGAGGAGCGCCTGCAGCTGCTGTTTCCCAACGCGGCCAAGCGCGAGGCCGAGCGGGCCAAGTATGTCGAGCGGCTGGAGTTCGAGCTGGGCATCATCTTGAAGATGGGTTTTCCCGGCTACTTCCTGATCGTGGCGGACTTTATCAACTGGGCCAAGAACAATGGCTGCCCGGTGGGGCCGGGCCGGGGATCGGGGGCGGGCTCGCTGGTGGCCTATGTGCTCAAGATCACCGATCTGGACCCGATCCACTACAACCTGCTGTTCGAGCGCTTTCTGAACCCAGAGCGCGTCTCGATGCCCGACTTTGACGTGGACTTTTGCCAGGCCAACCGGGACCGGGTGATCGACTATGTGAAGGACCTCTACGGCCGCAATGCGGTGAGCCAGATTGCGACTTTCGGCACGATGGCCGCGCGTGCGGCGATCCGCGACGTGGGCCGCGCGCTGGATATGAGCTATGGCTTTTGCGATGGCATCTCCAAGCTGATCCCAAACAAGCCGGGCCTGCATGTGACCTTGAAGTACCCGCCCAATCCTCCGAAGGACGGCGACAAGTACACCTATGCGATCAAGGAAGAGCCGATCCTGGCCGAGCGCATCGAGAAGGAAGAGGACGTCAAGACCCTGATCGAGATGGCCCAGAAGCTCGAAGGCATGACCCGCAACATCGGCATGCACGCAGGGGGCGTGGTGATTGCGCCGGGCAAGCTGACCGATTTTTGCCCGCTCTACCAGCAGCCGGGCAGCACCTCGGCGGTGGCCATGTATGACAAGGACGACGTCGAGGCCGTGGGCCTGGTCAAGTTCGACTTCTTGGGCCTGGCGACCTTGACGATTCTGGAGATCGCGCGCGAATTCATCATCAAGCGCCACAAGGGGCAGGAGAACTTCAAGTTCGAAGAGATTCCGCTCGACGACGCCCGCACCTACCAGCTCTTTTCGGCCGGCAAGACCGAAGCCGTGTTCCAGTTTGAATCGCGCGGCATGCAGCAGATGCTCAAGGAAGCCAAGCCCAGCCGCCTGGAAGACCTGATCGCGCTGAACGCGCTCTACCGGCCGGGCCCGATGGACCTGATCCCCAGCTTTGTGGCGCGCAAGCACGGCAAGGAAGTGGTGGAGTACCCGCATCCGCTGGTCGAGAAGGTGCTGTCCGAGACCTACGGCATCATGGTCTACCAGGAGCAGGTGATGCAGACCGCCCAGGTGCTGGGCGGCTACAGCCTGGGCGGCGCCGACTTGCTGCGCCGCGCGATGGGCAAGAAAAAGGTCGAGGAGATGGTGCAGCACCGCGCCACCTTCCGCGAAGGGGCCTCCAAGATCGGCATCGACGAGGCCAAGGCCGACGAAGTGTTCGATTTGATGGAGAAGTTTGCCGGCTACGGCTTCAACAAGTCGCACGCCGCGGCCTACTCGCTGCTGGCCTACCATACCGGCTGGCTCAAGGTGCACTACACGGCCGAGTTCTACTGCGGCAATATGACCGTGGAAATGGACAACACCGACAAGCTCAAGGTGCTGTACGAGGACGCGCTGAAAATGGGCGTGACCTTTGAGATGCCCGATGTGAACCGGGGCCACCACCGCTTCGAGCCGGTGACCGACAAGGTGATCCGCTATGGGCTGGGCGCCATCAAGGGCACTGGCCAGGCCGCCATCGAGGCCATTGTGGCTGCGCGCGAAGGTAAGGGCACAGGGCCGCAGGGCGATACCAAGGGCCCGTTCAAGAGCCTGTTCGACTTCTGCCTGCGCGTGGACCGCAGCAAGCTCAACAAGCGCACGGTCGAGGCGCTGATCAAGGGCGGTGCCTTTGACAGCATCCAGCTCAACCGCCGCGCGCTGATCGAATCGGTCGACGTAGCCTTTGAATTTGCCGCCACCACCCATGCCAACGCCAACCAGGGCGGCCTGTTTGACATGATGGGCGATGACGCCGTGGGCTCGAGCACGCAGGAGCCGCCACTGGCCGATGTGCTGCCCTGGGGCATCAAGGAGCGCCTGGTGCAGGAGAAGACCGCCATCGGTTTCTACCTCTCGGGCCATTTGTTTGACGAGGTGGAGCTGGAGGTGCGCCAGTTTGTGCGCACCCCCATCTCCCAGCTCAAGGACAGCCGCGAGCCCCAGACGGTGGCGGGCATCATCAGCGACATGCGCGTCATCAACGGCCAGCGCGGCAAGCTGGTGCTGTTCAAGATCGACGACAAGTCCGGTGTCATCGAGGGATCGCTGGATGAGGCCACCTGGAACCGCCACAAGGAGCAGCTCAAGGACGATGAATTCGTCATTCTGAGCGCCCGTATCGGGCAGGACCACTTCAGCGGCGGGCTGCGCGCTAAGGCGCAGCATGTCTGGGGCCTGGCCGATGCGCGTGCCCGTTTTGGCCGCTATCTGCTGGTCAACACCGACCGCCACCAGCCCGATGTTGCGCGGCTGATTCAGGAGTTTCCCGCTGTCGAGGAGCACACCGACGAGGGCGTGCTGCGCCACGGCCTCAAGATTCGCCTGGGCGTCGTCTGCGGCCAGGGCCAGGCGCGGGCCGGGGTGGAACTCAACCTGGGCGACGCCGCACGCTTTTTCCCCAGCGACCAGGCCATGGCGGCCTGGTCCCAGGAAGCGGGCCACGAAGCCATCAAAATCGTTTACGAAAGCATGGCCTAA
- a CDS encoding outer membrane protein assembly factor BamD, whose translation MLFAYPKSKVPAIASVALAALLAGCSSTDVDPTAGWSPNKIYSEARDEASSGSFDKAIPLYEKLEGRAAGTAMAQQAQLEKAYSQYKSGEKAQAIATLDRFVKLHPASEGVDYALYLKGLVNFNENLGLFSWVSKQDLSERDQKAAKDSFESFRELTTRFPESKYAPDAEKRMRYIVNSLAQYEVHVARYYYERGAYVAAVNRAQAAIADYKEVPAQEDALYILMLSYERLNMADMAADTKRVLEASYPNTRLLANGFRKEERPWWKMW comes from the coding sequence ATGCTGTTTGCGTACCCCAAATCGAAGGTTCCCGCTATCGCTTCTGTAGCACTTGCCGCGTTGCTGGCAGGCTGTTCATCGACCGATGTGGATCCCACCGCCGGCTGGAGCCCGAACAAGATTTATTCGGAAGCGCGTGACGAGGCGTCGTCCGGCTCGTTCGACAAGGCCATTCCGCTGTATGAAAAGCTCGAAGGCCGTGCCGCTGGCACCGCGATGGCGCAGCAAGCCCAGCTGGAAAAGGCCTATTCCCAGTACAAGAGCGGTGAAAAGGCCCAGGCCATTGCCACGTTGGACCGCTTTGTCAAGCTCCACCCCGCCAGCGAAGGCGTGGACTATGCGCTCTACCTCAAGGGCCTGGTGAACTTCAACGAAAACCTGGGTCTTTTCTCCTGGGTGTCCAAGCAGGACCTGTCCGAGCGCGACCAGAAGGCCGCCAAGGATTCGTTCGAATCGTTCCGTGAGCTGACCACGCGCTTTCCCGAGTCCAAGTACGCGCCCGACGCTGAAAAGCGCATGCGCTACATCGTCAACTCGCTGGCTCAGTACGAAGTGCACGTCGCCCGCTACTACTACGAGCGCGGCGCCTATGTGGCCGCCGTCAACCGCGCGCAAGCCGCTATTGCCGACTACAAGGAAGTGCCTGCACAAGAGGACGCGCTCTACATCCTGATGCTGTCCTACGAGCGCCTGAACATGGCCGACATGGCCGCCGACACCAAGCGCGTGCTGGAAGCGAGCTACCCCAACACCCGCCTACTGGCCAATGGCTTCCGCAAGGAAGAGCGCCCCTGGTGGAAGATGTGGTGA